CATAACCACTCTACCTGGAGCGACGGAATGCACACCCTGCGGCAGATGATCGACGCAGCATACGCCAGAGGATATTCGTACTACGGGGTATGCGATCACAGCCAATCCCTGGTGATTGCAAACGGGCTCAGCATCGAGCAGGTGCATGAACAACAGAAAGAAATTCGCGAACTGAACCAGGCGTACGGAAATGACTTCCGGATATTCAGCGGTACTGAATGCGACATACTCGCAGACGGATCACTCGATTATCCTGATGACGTGCTGGCTTCGTTCGATCTGGTCGTGGCAGCCATTCATACCCGCTTCGAAATGTCCGAAAAAGAAGCGACCGAACGATTGATCCGGGCCATCGAAAACCCGTACACGATGATTCTTGCGCATCCGACCGGCCGTTTGTTGCTGAGGCGGGAAGGGTATCCCATCCATCACGAAAAAGTCATTGACGCTTGCGCAGCGAACGGGGTGGCTCTTGAACTGAATGCCAATCCATACCGGCTTGATCTTGACTGGCGTTGGATACGGCATGCAACGGAACGCGGCGTTATTATCTCCATTAACCCCGATGCGCATGCCATTGACCAACTGGATTATATGAAACTGGGCGTCTCGATCGCCCGCAAAGGATGGCTTACCCCTGAACAGTGCCTGAATGCGAAAGGCCTGGACGAATTTTCATCCTGGCTCGACAGGAAACGATCCCGGCACAGCTACGAAACCATTTGACATGAGAAAATTGATCGTCATCCCGGCGACGGTCGTCTTGTGCCTCGTCATCGGCGGTGGTGTCGTAGTGTATTTATCGTACAGGCTGCCTGCCCCCCCGGCGCGAGCATATGTACCGGGATTGGAAGAAACAACCCGGATCGTCGTCTATGAAAACGGATCGGCGGCCATCCATGCGCAGTCGGCCCGCGATGCATACACGGGGCTTGGATATCTGCATGCCCAGGAACACGCGTGGACCATGAATCTGTGGCAACAGACCGCCCGGGGCAACCTGTCAGCATGGCTCGGCGAAGAACTGCTTGTACTCGACGGGTTGACCAAACGCCTCCAGTTAGCCTCGATGAGCAAAGCAGCGTATGCAGCGCTATCCCCTGAAGACCGGGACATCCTTGACGCCTATGTACAAGGGGTTAATGTCGTACTCGGCCAGCGCCGCCCGGCGCAATTGCACGAATTCCTCTTGCTTCGCAGTGTTCCGGAACTGTGGGAACCCTGGTTTCCCCTTGCGATCGAACGTCTCCTTGCATGGATTGCCACGGAATTGCCGCATCCCGACTCACTTCAGAATACCCGGACAACGCTGCGTACGCTTCACGAAGAAAACCGCCTGCTGAAGAAATGGCTGCATCTGCACGGATTCGACCGCAGCATGGCCTGGACGATAACGGACAGCCTTGGAACGCATCTGGCCCAGCGGCATGTGTACGGAGCCTCTGCGTTACCCCTGTTTCAGGAGGTAAGGATGACGTATCCGGAAGAAACCGCCATAGGGGCTACCTGGATCGGTACACCCTTTATGCCCGCTGGTCGGACAAACGCCCGGTCATGGGCGATATTGTCTGCAAGTACCGTATCCTTGCATTCGTCCACGGATAATGCCCCGGCGCCCACATACGAATATGAGAAATGGAGAATCGCCGAAGGGCAGGAAGTGGTTATGCGCTTCCGGCGAGACCGGGGCGGCCTTTTTCTCGCACCGGATTCCCTGCTTCCGGTGACGGATTTTTCCGGGGATATGCGTGAAACCCCGGATAGCACGACGACCGGTCTGTTTTTAACGTGGCCGGGCTGGGAGCCCGTAAGCGACGCTGCAGCCTGGTTCGGCTTATTGTCCG
The sequence above is drawn from the Bacteroidetes bacterium SB0662_bin_6 genome and encodes:
- a CDS encoding penicillin acylase family protein, producing the protein MRKAWTNFHPGSTGNDPGTATKPFDMRKLIVIPATVVLCLVIGGGVVVYLSYRLPAPPARAYVPGLEETTRIVVYENGSAAIHAQSARDAYTGLGYLHAQEHAWTMNLWQQTARGNLSAWLGEELLVLDGLTKRLQLASMSKAAYAALSPEDRDILDAYVQGVNVVLGQRRPAQLHEFLLLRSVPELWEPWFPLAIERLLAWIATELPHPDSLQNTRTTLRTLHEENRLLKKWLHLHGFDRSMAWTITDSLGTHLAQRHVYGASALPLFQEVRMTYPEETAIGATWIGTPFMPAGRTNARSWAILSASTVSLHSSTDNAPAPTYEYEKWRIAEGQEVVMRFRRDRGGLFLAPDSLLPVTDFSGDMRETPDSTTTGLFLTWPGWEPVSDAAAWFGLLSGSDAPFTLQDGDGLVISENDSVYIAGTPLFVTRDSGVTAISNNPWSDLAAKRLAQLATSEPQSMENLFGVRDLRSAWAANITPRLIDIIPADGADTPSALVADALTYLRNWEYTFDEASIPATIMDTWTSLYFDSTGTWPDGAVGGQSGPEAHEIEYRIMERTVTHLTAQFGSGLEEWRWEKAQPHRYYFPVWSASNVSVEKKGNTAAARYAPILIPGSGHVTTLQYGTSLSDREPPAPARWEAWMSTSEWNVFHYRTRRFPVNRPFGKYLVPESAPESAVLHADMLQEERQEPIRYDITLFPEQ